Below is a genomic region from Dechloromonas denitrificans.
TGCCTGAGGATTCCGGACCGTAGATTTCAACTACACGGCCACGCGGCAGACCGCCAACGCCCAATGCGATGTCCAGACCGAGCGAACCGGTCGAGACAACCTGAATGCCTTCGTCAATTTCAGCATCGCCCATCTTCATGATGGAACCTTTGCCGAACTGCTTTTCGATCTGTTGCAGCGCTGCGGCGAGCGCCTTTGCCTTGTTGTCGTCCATGGGCATACCTCTAGAATTTGACGGAATTATGGCACAGGGGCCAAAGATGGAATAGAAATTGCAGTTACCGGGTTCATGATCACTACCGATAGACACCGCCGACGGTGAATGCGTATGCTCCACACCTTTCGTCGAAGCTTTGCGTATAGCGAGCAGCGCACGACACACAATATACTGTGTATATTTACAGTTATACCGTTGGCGCCCTGCGAATGCAAGTCCGCATTGCTGCCTTGCCATTTCGCCGCCTGCAGATTTTCCGCCAATGACGTATTCACCGCCCCCGCTCGCCCCCCTCGATTATCTTTACACCGACCCGTCGATGATCATCGTCAACAAGCCGCATGGCCTGCTGTCGGTGCCGGGGCGCGGCGAAGCGAAGCAGGATTGCCTGCTGACCCGGGTTCAGCGCGATTTTCCCGATGCGCTGACCGTCCATCGGCTCGACATGCAAACCTCGGGGCTGCTGGTTTTTGCACGCGGGCCGGAAATGCACCGCCGGCTGTCGCGCCAGTTCCAGGACCGCAAGGTGGACAAGCTGTACGTCGCCGTAGTGATCGGCCAGCCGGAAAACAAGAGTGGCGAAATCAACCTGCCGCTGATCGTCGATTGGCCGAACCGGCCGAAGCAGATGGTCGACTTCGAGCTTGGCCGCCCCTCACTGACGCGCTATCGCGTTGTGTCGACCGCCGCAGATGGCCGCAGCAGCCGCGTCGAACTGGAGCCGGTGACCGGCCGTTCGCACCAGTTGCGGGTTCATTTATTGTCGATCGGCCACCCCATTCTCGGTGACGATCTTTACGGCGGGGAAGCTGAATTCATGGCCGACCGCCTGCAATTGCACGCCCGCGATCTGGCGGTCTTTCACCCACTGACCGAAGAGCGCCTGGAATTTCACTGCCCGGTTCCATTCTGAACGCTTCGGGCAAGCGCAACGACAACCCGCATTGACCGTATAATTCCCGCGTTTTCAACCTCTTGCCACGGTCGACCGCGCAAAAATGCTGATTTGGTTCGTCGTCCTTTACCTGCTCGTTTCCATCGGCATCGGCCTGTTTGCGGCAACCCGCGTTCATAGCGCCAAAGACTTTGCCGTCGCCGGACGCCACCTGCCGCTGCCGGTCGTGACCGCAACCGTATTTGCCACCTGGTTTGGTGCCGAAGCTGTCTTCGGCGTTTCCGCCACCTTCGTCAAGGAGGGCTTGCGCGGCGTCGTTGCCGACCCATTCGGCTCGGCCATGTGCCTGATCATCGCCGGCTTCTTTTTCGCCAATAAACTCTACAAGCTGAATATCCTGACGCTCGGCGATTATTTCCGGATGCGTTACAACCGCAGCGTCGAAGTCCTCACCACGCTCTGCATCGTGGCCAGCTATCTCGGCTGGGTGTCGGCCCAGATCAAGGCGCTCGGCCTGGTGTTCAATGTCGTGACCAGCGGCTACATCAGCCAGAGCGCCGGCATGATCCTCGGCGCCGCCATCGTGCTGACCTACACCACCTTCGGCGGCATGCTCTCGGTCGCCATTCTCGATTTCGTCCAGATGGGCGTCATCATGGGCGGCATGCTGTACATCGGCTATATCGTCTCCGGCCTGACCGGCGGCGTCGAATTGGTCATCAATCACGCGTCGACCGCAGGCAAGCTCGATTTCTTTCCGCCGCCCGACCCCTGGCAATGGCTGACCTTTCTCGGCGCCTGGATGACGATGATGCTCGGCTCGATTCCGCAACAGGATGTCTTCCAGCGCATCACCTCCGCCAAGAGCCAGAAAATTGCGCTCTGGGGTTCGGTGCTCGGTGCCTCGATCTACTTCTGCTTCACCTTTGTGCCAATGTTCATCGCCTATTCGGCAACGCTGATCGACCCTGAACTTTTCAACGGCCTGCTGCAGACCGATTCGCAGCTCGTCCTGCCAACCCTTGTCCTGCAACACACCCCGGTCTTTGCCCAAGCCATTTTCTTCGGCGCCGTGCTATCGGCCATCATGAGTTGCTCGTCGGCCACCTTGCTGGCACCTTCGGTCGCTTTTTCGGAAAACATCATCCGCGGCTTTTTTCCACACATGGATGACCGTCGCTTCCTGATGGTCATGCGAGCTTCGATCGTCGTCTTTGCCTGCATCGTCCTGAGCTTTGCGCTCAACTCCAACGCCAGCATTTTCAAGATGGTTGAAAATGCCTACAAAGTCACGCTGGCCGGTGCTTTCGTTCCCTTGTTCTTCGGTGCTTTCTGGCGGCGCGCCAGCACGCAGGGTGCGCTCTGTGCCATTTTCGGCGGCCTCGTTTCATGGCTGCTGATCGAACTGCTGGTCGGCGAAGCCAGTCTTGTCCCGCCGCAACTGATCGGCCTGGCCGTCAGCATGACGGGCATGGTCGCCGGATCCTTGCTGCCGCAATGGGTCGGCCATGCCATGCCGCTCGAAGACATGCACAGCGCCTTGCACCATCGCGCCGCAGCGGAAACCCACCACACGGCAGAACATCCGCACCGCCATTAAAACGGGTTCAAATGGCCCGATAAGTCACGATCACCTGACATTGAGTCGGAAGCGGGGCGCGCTGCAACCAAAACAGAATGATTGTTACCAAAGATAAGGGCTGACGGCACCGTCGATAGTCCATAAAATTGGGACATGTCCCAGTTTTCCCGCGGCCCCATCCTGCTTTCCCGCTACCTTGCACTCGCCTGGCTCGGGTTGGTCATCTACGGCAGCCTGCACCCGTTTACCGGCTGGCGCGACACCGGCATTTCACCTTTTGCCTTTCTCGAAGGCGGCCTGCCGCGCTATTGGACCTTCTTTGACCTGGCCGCCAATGTCGCGGTCTACCTGCCACTCGGCTTCTTTTTGACCCTGGCGCTTTATGGTCTGCCGGGACGGCTGACCGCACTTGTACTCGCCGTGCTGCTAGCCGGCGGCGTCAGTTTTGGCATGGAAGCCATACAAAGCTGGCTTCCGTCGCGCGTCCCGTCCAATCTTGATCTGGCCTGCAACAGTCTGGGCGGATTATTCGGTGCGATGTGGGCCCAAAGCGTCGGGCCACGCGTTTTTGCGCGGATTTCAGCCTGGCAGGATGAGGTCATCGCCCCGATTCCACACGCCGAACTCGGCCTGACCCTGCTTGGCCTCTGGCTGCTCGTCCCGCTGTCGCCGGAAACCCTGCTGTTCGGTGCAGGTGATTTGCGTCAGACGCTCGGTTTGAGCGGCGCGGTGCCTTTTGCTGCCGAAAGCTTCATGTTGATCGATGCCAGCATCACCGCCTTCAATGCCCTGGCGGTCGGGCTGATTGTCCGGATGTTGTGCGCCCGCCTGATCGTCGCCTATCTGATCGTGCCGCTTTTTCTGCTGCTCGGACTGGCCATCCGGACACTGGCCGCAGCCATCCTGATCAGCCCGGGCGAAGCACTGGCCTGGCTGACCCCTGGAGCCCAGACCGGTCTGGGACTCGCTGCCATCACCCTCGCACTGACCCTGCTGCTACCCGCCACGCCGCGCCTGATGATCGCGGCCATGGCCTTGATGGCCGGTACCGTGCTGGTCAATCTGGCGCCACCCAACCCGTACTCGACCGCCGCTCTGGCCACTTGGCGGCAGGGTCACTTTCTCAATTTCAACGGCCTCACCCGACTCGTGGGTACGCTATGGCCTTTCCTGACCCTGCCATTTCTGCTCCTGACAACACGTCGACCGTAAGCTGGCATGCGGAAACGGCCGAAAATGCCGCCCGGCGCCTGTCGACCGACCTGCAGCGCGGTCTCGACGCGATCGAGGCCGATGCGCGGCTCACCCGGTACGGCCCCAATCAATTAAGCCGGAGCAGTGCGACTCCGGGCTGGAAACGGTTTATCAGCCAGCTTTCCCAGCCGCTCGTCATCGTCCTCCTCGGGGCCGGCAGCATCACCGCCGGACTGGGTGAGTGGATCGACAGCAGCGTCATTTTCGGCGTCGTTCTGGTCAACGCTGTCATCGGCTACTGGCAGGAAGCGCAAGCCGAAGGCGCCCTGGCCGCCCTGGCCCGGACCGTCAGCACCCCGGTAACCGTCTTGCGCAGCGGCCAGCATCAGCAACTCGACGCCCGCCAACTCGTTCCCGGCGACATCGTGCAACTTGCCGCCGGCGACCGCACCCCGGCCGACCTGCGTATTTTTCATCAGCGCGAATTGCACACGGATGACTCGATGCTGACCGGCGAATCACTGCCGGTCAGCAAACACAGCGAAATCATCGGGCAGGAAACAATGCTGGCCGAACGCCACAACATGGCCTACGCCGGCACCACCGTGGTGGCGGGTCAGGGCAGTGGCATCGTGATTGCCACCGGCGATACCACGGAGACCGGGCGCATTGCCGGCCTGATCGCCGCGGCAGATGAACTCGCCACACCATTGACCCGCAAGATGACAGCCTTCTCGAACTGGCTGCTTTGGGCGATCGGCGGGCTCGCGCTGCTCACTTTCGGAATCGGGCTGGCGCGCGGCGAAAGCGCCTTCGAGATGTTCATGGCCGCGGTTGCCCTGGCCGTCGGCGCGATTCCGGAAGGACTGCCGGCGGCCGTCACCGTCACCCTGGCCATCGGCGTTGCCCGCATGGCACGCCGCCGGGCGATCATCCGGCACTTGCCGGCCGTCGAAACACTGGGCAGCACCACCATTATCTGCTCGGACAAAACCGGCACCCTGACCGAAAATGCCATGACCGTTCGCGCCCTTTGGGTGGCCGGCCAAAATTTTGCGGTCAGCGGCCACGGCTACGCACCGGAAGGCACGATCAGCCAACAGGAAAATCCCGCCGGGATCACCGGCGCCTTGCGGGAAATGCTCGTTGCCGGCGCCCTGTGCAACGATGCCCACCTGAATCGCAGCGGCCCGCACTGGAAAATCACCGGCGACCCAACTGAAGCGGCCTTGCTGGTCGTCGCCCGCAAAGGCGGCCTGGACGAACAGACGCTCAGGACCTTGCTGCCACGCCATGACGAGCTCCCGTTCGATGCCTGCCGCCAATACATGGCCACGGCGCACCGGACGGATCGCGGGCAACAGCTTTACCTGAAAGGCGCAGTGGAAAAGCTGCTGCCGCTTTGCCGCGGTCAACTGCAACAAGAGGGTCAAATCGCTCCATTCAAGCCGAGCGATGTCGAGCAGGCCGCACACGCGTTGGCCGGGCAGGGAATGCGCGTCCTGCTGCTGGCCAGCCGACAATGCCCGGGCAACGCACCGCTCGACGATGCCACCGTCGCCGACCTGACGCTGCTCGGCCTGGTCGGCATGATCGATCCGCCACGCAAGGCGGCGATCGGCGCCATCCGCCACTGCCACTCGGCCGGCATCCGGGTCAAGATGATCACCGGCGACCATGCCGTCACGGCACAAGCCATTGCGCGCCAAATCGGCCTGAACAGCGAACGGGTGATAACCGGCCGGGAACTGGCCCGACTCGATGAACCGGCATTGGCCGCCGCCGCTCACGAGGCCGATGTCTTTGCCCGCGTGGAACCCGAGCAAAAACTGCGTCTCGTCCGCGCCTTGCAGGGCCGTGGCGAAGTGGTGGCGATGACCGGCGACGGCGTCAACGACGCCCCTGCCCTGAAACAAGCCGATATCGGCATTGCCATGGGCCAGGGGGGCACCGAAGTGGCCAAGGCCGCCGCCGACATGGTGCTGACCGACGACAATTTCGCCAGTATCGAAGCCGCTGTCGAAGAAGGGCGGGGCGTCTGGGACAATCTGGTCAAATTCATCACCTGGACACTGCCGACCAATTTTGGCGAAGGCCTGGTCATCGTTGCCGCCATCATTTTCGGCGCAACATTGCCGATCACGCCGCTGCAGATTCTCTGGATCAACATGACCACCGCCGTGCTGCTCGGCCTGACGCTGGCCTTCGAGCCGATCGAGCGTGGCATCATGCAACGACCACCACGCCGACTCGACACACCGGTCCTCGACCGCGCCCTGATCCGGCGCATCACGCTGGTTTCACTGTTGCTGCTCGCCGGTTCATTCGGCCTTTTCCTGCGCCAACTCGATCAGGGCCACACCCTTGCCGAAGCTCGCACTGTCGCGGTCAACGTCTTCGTCATGGTCGAAATCTTCTACCTGTTCAACTGCCGCTCACTGACTGTCGGATTCTGGAAACAGGGGCTTTTTTCCAATCCCTGGATCTGGGGCGGCGTCGCCAGCATGCTTGCCCTGCAGTTGCTGCTGACTTACTGGCCGCCCCTCAACACACTGTTCCAGACCGCACCGATCGGCTGGACCGAATGGGCTGAAATCACGCTTTTCGCATGGTTCTGCGCGCTGCTGATCGGCCTCGAAAAACGCTGGACGACGTTTCACGTGAAACGGGACAGCCTATAATCCACCCTCCCACAGGAGATTCCCGATGAGCTATTTCAAGCACCACGTATTTTTCTGCACCAACCAGCGCGAAGCTGGCGAACCGTGTTGCAACAACCTTGGCGGCTCTACGGCCTTCGCCTACGCCAAGGACCGTATCGGCGCGCTCAAGCAGAACGGTGCCGGTGCCGTCCGCATCAACAAGGCTGGCTGCCTCGGTCGCTGCGACCAGGGCCCGGTTCTGGTCGTGTACCCGGAAGAAACCTGGTACAACTATGTCGACAACGAAGATGTTGAAGAAATCATCCAGGAACACCTGATCAAGGGCAACGTTGTGGAACGTCTCAAGCTATGAAGGCGCCCGAAGAAAAATTCCTCGTTGATGGCCCGGTCGGCAAGATCGACGTCATCATGGAACGCCCGGACGCACCACGCGGCATCGCGCTGATCGCCCACCCACACCCGATGGGCGGCGGCGCCAATACCAACAAGGTCGCCTACACGCTGGCCCGTACCTTCGTCAGCCTCGGCTACGCCGCCTTCCGGCCGAATTTCCGCGGCGTCGGCGCGACCGAAGGCGAACATGACGAAGGTCGCGGCGAAACCGACGACCTGCTCGCCGTGCTCGAAGAAGCCAAGCGTCGCTGCGGCGACCTGCCGGTGGCGCTCGCTGGTTTCTCGTTCGGCGCCTATTGCCAGACCCGGGTCGCCAAGCGCTTGCAAGATGCCGGCCACCCGGCCCAGCGTCTGGTTCTCGTCGGCACCGCCGCCGGTCATGTCGAAGGTAGCCGCCAGTACGACACCGAAGCCGTGCCGCACGACACCATCGTCATCCACGGCTCGGCCGACGAAACCGTGCCGCTGGCCAATGTCTTCGACTGGGCCCTGCCACTCGACCTGCCGGTCGTCGTCGTCCCCGGGGCCGACCACTTTTTCCATCGTCGCCTGCACCAGATCCGCGACATCATCACCCGCGCATGGCGGCACTAGTCGTCGACGCGCTGCGCAAGACGTATGCCGGCAACGAAGTGGTTGCCGGCCTGTCCTTCGCGGTTGAACCTGGCACCTGCTTCGGCCTGCTTGGCCCGAACGGTGCCGGCAAGACAACGACTTTGCGCCTTTGTCTCGGGTTGACCGCGCCAGACAGCGGCAACATCGCGCTGAACGGCCACGCCATTCCGGCCGACGCCCAAAAAGCGAGGGCACGCATCGGGGTCGTTCCGCAATTCGACAATCTCGATCCGGACTTTACCGCCAGCGAGAACCTGCTCGTTTTCGGCCGCTATTTCGGGCTGAAGGACGCCGAAGTCAAGGCGCGCATTCCACAGCTGCTCGAATTCGCCGGTCTGACCGGCAAGGCCGACGCACGCATCGCCACGCTCTCGGGTGGCATGAAACGCCGCCTGACGATGGCCCGCGCCCTGGTCAACAACCCCGACATCATCTTCCTCGACGAGCCAACCACCGGCCTCGACCCGCAAGCCCGTCACCTGATCTGGGACCGCCTGAAACAGCTCAAATCAGCCGGCAAGACGCTGATCCTGACGACGCATTTCATGGATGAAGCCGAGCGTCTGTGCGACCGCCTGATCGTCATCGACCACGGCCGGAAAATCACCGAAGGCAGCCCGCGCCAGCTGATTACCGAGCACATCGAACCACAAGTCATTGAAGTTTTCGACGAATCCGGCGGTCAACTGGCCAATTTTGTCGAAAACCACCGAGCCCTGGCCGAGCGCGTCGAAACCAGCGGCGAAACCGCCTTCTTCTACTGCCGCGAACCGCGCGACCTGCTGGCCCGGCTGGCCGAAGCCGATGGCCTGCGCTACGTGCATCGTGCCTCCAACCTCGAAGACGTATTCATCAAGCTGACCGGGCGGGAATTGCGCGATTAGGGCGCCGGAGATGATCTTCGGTCGAAGATTTTCTTCCTGCACACTTCCAGTACAATTCCACGCCTTGAATCACGGCATGCAGCGCCAGAAAACAGGCGCCGGATGCACACAGGCCCCTGCGCCGGCAGGGCATCGGTTCCTCTACCAAGGATAATCCATGAAAAAAATCGCACTCGCCATTGCCTGCCTCGGCACCCTGGCTGCTCCCTTGGCCGTCCAGGCCCAAACGGTCGTCAAGATCGCCTTTGCCGGGCCGCTCACCGGCCCCGTCGCTCACGTCGGCAAGGACGAAGAATTCGGCACGCTCCTCGCGCTCGATGATGCCAACGCCAAAGGGCTGACCATCGGTGGACAGAAAGTCCGCTTCGAACTGATGGCCGAAGATGACCAAGGCGATCCGCGCCAGGCAACCGTCGTCGCCCAGCGCATCGTTGATGCCGGTGCCAAAGGCGTCGTCGGCCACGTGACCTCGGGCGCCGCCATTCCGGCCGCCGCAATTTACGAACAAGGCGGCGTTCCGGCCATCACGCCGTCGGCGACCAGCCCGAAACTGACACAACAGGGCTTCAAGGTTGCCTACCGCGTTATCGCCAACGACTTCCAGCAGGGCGAAGCGATGGCCAAGTACGCGGTCGACGCACTCAAAGCCAAGAAAATCGCCATCGTCGACGATCGCACCGCCTACGGTCAGGGGCTCGGCGATGCACTGGCCGACAACCTGAAGAAACTCGGCGTACAAGTCATCGCCCGCGAATACACGACCGACAAAGCCG
It encodes:
- a CDS encoding sodium:solute symporter family protein — translated: MLIWFVVLYLLVSIGIGLFAATRVHSAKDFAVAGRHLPLPVVTATVFATWFGAEAVFGVSATFVKEGLRGVVADPFGSAMCLIIAGFFFANKLYKLNILTLGDYFRMRYNRSVEVLTTLCIVASYLGWVSAQIKALGLVFNVVTSGYISQSAGMILGAAIVLTYTTFGGMLSVAILDFVQMGVIMGGMLYIGYIVSGLTGGVELVINHASTAGKLDFFPPPDPWQWLTFLGAWMTMMLGSIPQQDVFQRITSAKSQKIALWGSVLGASIYFCFTFVPMFIAYSATLIDPELFNGLLQTDSQLVLPTLVLQHTPVFAQAIFFGAVLSAIMSCSSATLLAPSVAFSENIIRGFFPHMDDRRFLMVMRASIVVFACIVLSFALNSNASIFKMVENAYKVTLAGAFVPLFFGAFWRRASTQGALCAIFGGLVSWLLIELLVGEASLVPPQLIGLAVSMTGMVAGSLLPQWVGHAMPLEDMHSALHHRAAAETHHTAEHPHRH
- a CDS encoding cation-translocating P-type ATPase → MAFPDPAISAPDNTSTVSWHAETAENAARRLSTDLQRGLDAIEADARLTRYGPNQLSRSSATPGWKRFISQLSQPLVIVLLGAGSITAGLGEWIDSSVIFGVVLVNAVIGYWQEAQAEGALAALARTVSTPVTVLRSGQHQQLDARQLVPGDIVQLAAGDRTPADLRIFHQRELHTDDSMLTGESLPVSKHSEIIGQETMLAERHNMAYAGTTVVAGQGSGIVIATGDTTETGRIAGLIAAADELATPLTRKMTAFSNWLLWAIGGLALLTFGIGLARGESAFEMFMAAVALAVGAIPEGLPAAVTVTLAIGVARMARRRAIIRHLPAVETLGSTTIICSDKTGTLTENAMTVRALWVAGQNFAVSGHGYAPEGTISQQENPAGITGALREMLVAGALCNDAHLNRSGPHWKITGDPTEAALLVVARKGGLDEQTLRTLLPRHDELPFDACRQYMATAHRTDRGQQLYLKGAVEKLLPLCRGQLQQEGQIAPFKPSDVEQAAHALAGQGMRVLLLASRQCPGNAPLDDATVADLTLLGLVGMIDPPRKAAIGAIRHCHSAGIRVKMITGDHAVTAQAIARQIGLNSERVITGRELARLDEPALAAAAHEADVFARVEPEQKLRLVRALQGRGEVVAMTGDGVNDAPALKQADIGIAMGQGGTEVAKAAADMVLTDDNFASIEAAVEEGRGVWDNLVKFITWTLPTNFGEGLVIVAAIIFGATLPITPLQILWINMTTAVLLGLTLAFEPIERGIMQRPPRRLDTPVLDRALIRRITLVSLLLLAGSFGLFLRQLDQGHTLAEARTVAVNVFVMVEIFYLFNCRSLTVGFWKQGLFSNPWIWGGVASMLALQLLLTYWPPLNTLFQTAPIGWTEWAEITLFAWFCALLIGLEKRWTTFHVKRDSL
- a CDS encoding (2Fe-2S) ferredoxin domain-containing protein, giving the protein MSYFKHHVFFCTNQREAGEPCCNNLGGSTAFAYAKDRIGALKQNGAGAVRINKAGCLGRCDQGPVLVVYPEETWYNYVDNEDVEEIIQEHLIKGNVVERLKL
- a CDS encoding pseudouridine synthase codes for the protein MTYSPPPLAPLDYLYTDPSMIIVNKPHGLLSVPGRGEAKQDCLLTRVQRDFPDALTVHRLDMQTSGLLVFARGPEMHRRLSRQFQDRKVDKLYVAVVIGQPENKSGEINLPLIVDWPNRPKQMVDFELGRPSLTRYRVVSTAADGRSSRVELEPVTGRSHQLRVHLLSIGHPILGDDLYGGEAEFMADRLQLHARDLAVFHPLTEERLEFHCPVPF
- a CDS encoding branched-chain amino acid ABC transporter substrate-binding protein — encoded protein: MKKIALAIACLGTLAAPLAVQAQTVVKIAFAGPLTGPVAHVGKDEEFGTLLALDDANAKGLTIGGQKVRFELMAEDDQGDPRQATVVAQRIVDAGAKGVVGHVTSGAAIPAAAIYEQGGVPAITPSATSPKLTQQGFKVAYRVIANDFQQGEAMAKYAVDALKAKKIAIVDDRTAYGQGLGDALADNLKKLGVQVIAREYTTDKAVDFTALLTRLKSKQPDAIFYGGMDAQGAPMLKQIKQLGINTKFLAGDGVCTGEMLKLAAQAMSPDVYCTQAGLPAEKMPGGTEFKKRFKQRFNTDVQLYAPYAYDAANALIEAMKLANSVDPAKYLPLLQKVNFKGVTGTVAFDPKGDNRFGGISLYQFKDGKWAVIN
- a CDS encoding VanZ family protein; translation: MSQFSRGPILLSRYLALAWLGLVIYGSLHPFTGWRDTGISPFAFLEGGLPRYWTFFDLAANVAVYLPLGFFLTLALYGLPGRLTALVLAVLLAGGVSFGMEAIQSWLPSRVPSNLDLACNSLGGLFGAMWAQSVGPRVFARISAWQDEVIAPIPHAELGLTLLGLWLLVPLSPETLLFGAGDLRQTLGLSGAVPFAAESFMLIDASITAFNALAVGLIVRMLCARLIVAYLIVPLFLLLGLAIRTLAAAILISPGEALAWLTPGAQTGLGLAAITLALTLLLPATPRLMIAAMALMAGTVLVNLAPPNPYSTAALATWRQGHFLNFNGLTRLVGTLWPFLTLPFLLLTTRRP
- a CDS encoding ATP-binding cassette domain-containing protein — its product is MAALVVDALRKTYAGNEVVAGLSFAVEPGTCFGLLGPNGAGKTTTLRLCLGLTAPDSGNIALNGHAIPADAQKARARIGVVPQFDNLDPDFTASENLLVFGRYFGLKDAEVKARIPQLLEFAGLTGKADARIATLSGGMKRRLTMARALVNNPDIIFLDEPTTGLDPQARHLIWDRLKQLKSAGKTLILTTHFMDEAERLCDRLIVIDHGRKITEGSPRQLITEHIEPQVIEVFDESGGQLANFVENHRALAERVETSGETAFFYCREPRDLLARLAEADGLRYVHRASNLEDVFIKLTGRELRD
- a CDS encoding alpha/beta hydrolase, whose translation is MKAPEEKFLVDGPVGKIDVIMERPDAPRGIALIAHPHPMGGGANTNKVAYTLARTFVSLGYAAFRPNFRGVGATEGEHDEGRGETDDLLAVLEEAKRRCGDLPVALAGFSFGAYCQTRVAKRLQDAGHPAQRLVLVGTAAGHVEGSRQYDTEAVPHDTIVIHGSADETVPLANVFDWALPLDLPVVVVPGADHFFHRRLHQIRDIITRAWRH